One genomic region from Apodemus sylvaticus chromosome 1, mApoSyl1.1, whole genome shotgun sequence encodes:
- the LOC127672541 gene encoding 60S ribosomal protein L36-like, with protein MALRYPMAMASTKPQGEEEHQGTKAQPALGHLTKLTNFARDAIQEVQGFAPQAQRALESLSVHRHARTLVHQEEGGHAHLGHEKAGGAGNILAAMRKAVAKEDL; from the coding sequence atggccctgCGCTACCCCATGGCCATGGCCTCAACAAAGCCACAAGGTGAAGAAGAACATCAGGGAACCAAGGCACAGCCGGCCTTGGGGCACCTCACCAAGCTCACCAACTTCGCGAGGGATGCGATCCAGGAGGTGCAGGGCTTCGCTCCCCAAGCGCAGCGCGCCCTGGAGTCGCTCAGTGTCCACAGACACGCGCGCACTCTAGTTCATCAAGAAGAGGGTGGGCACGCACATCTGGGCCACGAGAAAGCGGGAGGAGCTGGCAATATCCTGGCCGCCATGAGGAAGGCAGTCGCCAAGGAAGATTTATGA